From Watersipora subatra chromosome 2, tzWatSuba1.1, whole genome shotgun sequence, one genomic window encodes:
- the LOC137388604 gene encoding somatostatin receptor type 2-like, protein MEYYLNSSWAVEYSIGDTLPEQVYINICLTLGILLNGSTIFVIALGEHTGSKVKIQLINMAVADCLSAILHFGYLNSDILFESPVYYFCSFVGSNVAYTGHIAISIERCAAIFSPFRTKNFRTIHEIIVVFIVWLFGGVYTVLQLLREYNYVGSPTMWTIVAVLQYSVPTTIAIVCYTMVVVKLCMRKRSDIFKSSTDLEKDTTIKLSVMLMVDVMVLVIAWSMHHMLDWLKTPTPETMKVTEIFVYLWYISTFSSPIIYFIFNVYFRKDVKQLLQLIKSAVKKFCKRQTNSSRKSWKGSKGRTTATTSVSYTTVSNPTI, encoded by the exons ATGGAGTATTACCTAAACTCAAGTTGGGCTGTAGAGTACAGCATCGGAGACACACTACCTGAACAAGTGTACATTAACATCTGCTTGACTTTGGGAATCCTGCTAAATGGATCTACGATATTCGTTATCGCTCTCGGTGAACATACAGGAAGCAAAGTCAAGATTCAACTCATCAATATGGCGGTAGCTGATTGTCTCTCCGCTATTCTCCATTTTGGATATTTGAACTCTGACATTCTTTTTGAGTCACCCGTGTATTACTTCTGTTCTTTCGTAGGATCAAATGTAGCGTATACCGGACATATCGCTATTAGTATTGAACGTTGTGCCGCTATATTTTCTCCATTCAGAACAAAGAATTTTCGAACAATACACGAAATAATAGTAGTTTTTATTGTTTGGCTGTTTGGTGGTGTGTACACAGTTCTACAACTTCTCAGAGAATACAACTATGTAGGCTCACCTACTATGTGGACTATTGTGGCAGTGCTTCAATATTCGGTGCCTACTACCATCGCAATCGTCTGCTACACTATGGTCGTTGTCAAACTCTGCATGAGAAAACGTagtgatatttttaaaagttctaCAGATCTGGAAAAAGACACAACTATAAAG cTGTCTGTAATGCTGATGGTGGATGTTATGGTACTGGTCATAGCCTGGTCAATGCATCATATGTTGGACTGGCTGAAAACACCTACTCCTGAGACCATGAAAGTGACAGAAATCTTTGTTTATCTCTGGTACATCAGCACCTTCTCATCTCCGATTATTTACTTCATATTCAATGTATATTTCAGA AAAGATGTCAAACAACTCTTACAACTGATCAAATCAGCTGttaaaaagttttgtaaaaGACAGACTAACAGCAGTCGCAAGAGTTGGAAAGGTAGTAAAGGACGTACTACAGCAACAACTTCAGTTTCGTACACGACAGTGTCTAACCCTACAATCTGA
- the LOC137388072 gene encoding uncharacterized PPE family protein PPE24-like, with protein sequence MRKGLSEKEKVIKTPTDSLKLHHFETSVPASSVPASSVPASSVPASCVPASSVPASSVPASSVLASIVSASSVPASIVPASSVPASSVPASSVLASSVPATSSVPASSVPASSVPASSVPASSVPASSVPASSVPASSVPCSSVPASSVPANHVSATSSVPASSVPASSVQASSVSASSVRASSVPASSVPANSLSASRVQLIVHQLICIETVTP encoded by the exons ATGAGAAAAGGTCTCTCTGAGAAGGAAAAAGTAATCAAAACTCCTACGGATTCATTGAAGTTGCATCACTTTGAGAC TAGTGTACCAGCAAGTAGTGTACCAGCAAGCAGTGTACCAGCTAGTAGTGTACCAGCAAGTTGTGTACCAGCTAGTAGTGTACCAGCTAGTAGTGTACCAGCTAGTAGTGTACTAGCTAGTATTGTATCAGCTAGTAGTGTACCAGCTAGTATTGTACCAGCAAGTAGTGTACCAGCTAGTAGTGTACCAGCAAGCAGTGTACTAGCTAGTAGTGTACCAGCAA CTAGTAGTGTACCAGCAAGTAGTGTACCAGCTAGTAGTGTACCAGCTAGTAGTGTACCAGCTAGTAGTGTACCAGCAAGTAGTGTACCGGCTAGCAGTGTACCAGCTAGTAGTGTACCATGTAGTAGTGTACCAGCAAGTAGTGTACCGGCTAATCATGTATCAGCTA CAAGTAGTGTACCAGCTAGTAGTGTACCAGCAAGTAGTGTACAAGCAAGTAGTGTATCAGCTAGTAGTGTACGAGCTAGTAGTGTACCAGCAAGTAGTGTACCAGCTAATAGTCTATCAGCTAGTAGAGTACAGCTAATAGTACACCAACTAATATGCATAGAGACAGTAACACCATAA
- the LOC137388071 gene encoding integumentary mucin C.1-like codes for MHESLLTVLQNGELKRSKRDTSGSKRSSVKVQVKFVSDSRSANASAVTTSAATSTTHTKTTTTATTETLPLPTITTLDSTTNTPLSATTPTSATATPVSTTTTPLPTTANASTTTTFAPTTITLDQRTTTLEQTTTTLALTTTALAPTTTTLVPTTTTLAPTTTTLAPTTTTLAPTTTTLAPATTTLAPTTTTLAPTTTTLAPTTTLAPTTTTLAPTTTTLAPTTTTLAPTTTTLAAATTTLALTTTTFAPTTTTPAPTTTTFAPTTTTLVPTTTTLALTTTTLAPTTTTLAPTTTTFAPTTTTLAPTTTTLAPTTTTLAPTTTTPLPTTTAAPTTQVSAQLLHNAASWVSGTDGNMFVCFPECMSSNSVGCDLFLNTPLWFKMG; via the exons ATGCATGAAAGCCTGTTAACTGTGCTACAAAATGGAG AGCTGAAGAGAAGTAAACGAGATACTTCTGGCAGCAAGCGTTCTTCGGTTAAAGTTCAGGTGAAGTTTGTCTCTGACAGCAGGTCAGCTAATGCATCGGCAGTGACAACATCAGCAGCTACGTCGACTACGCATACCAAAACAACAACAACTGCAACAACAGAAACTTTACCACTTCCAACAATAACTACTCTCGACTCTACAACAAATACGCCATTATCTGCTACAACACCTACTTCGGCGACAGCCACGCCTGTCTCAACAACAACCACACCATTGCCTACCACTGCAAATGCCTCAACAACAACTACATTTGCTCCAACAACAATTACCCTTGACCAAAGAACAACTACACTTGAGCAAACAACAACTACACTTGCTCTAACAACAACTGCACTTGCTCCAACAACAACTACACTTGTTCCAACAACGACTACACTTGCTCCAACAACAACTACACTTGCTCCAACAACGACTACACTTGCTCCAACAACAACTACACTTGCTCCAGCAACAACTACACTTGCTCCAACTACAACTACACTTGCTCCAACAACAACTACACTTGCTCCGACAACTACACTTGCTCCAACAACGACTACACTTGCTCCAACAACAACTACACTTGCTCCAACAACAACTACACTTGCTCCAACAACCACTACACTTGCTGCAGCAACAACTACACTTGCTCTGACAACAACTACATTTGCTCCAACAACAACTACGCCTGCTCCGACAACAACTACATTTGCTCCAACAACAACCACACTTGTTCCAACAACAACTACACTTGCTCTAACAACAACTACACTTGCTCCAACAACAACTACTCTTGCTCCAACAACAACTACATTTGCTCCAACAACAACTACACTTGCTCCAACAACAACTACACTTGCTCCAACAACAACTACACTTGCTCCAACAACAACTACACCGTTGCCCACTACAACCGCTGCCCCAACAACA CAAGTATCTGCACAATTACTGCACAATGCAGCGAGCTGGGTAAGTGGCACAGATGGTAACATGTTTGTCTGCTTCCCTGAATGCATGAGTTCAAATTCTGTGGGATGCGATCTTTTTCTGAACACCCCACTGTGGTTTAAGATGGGTTGA